The genomic region ACCTCACGGTCTACGGGCACCTGTACCGCTTGCCCAGACTGAAGTCACGCATAGACGAGCTTGCCGGGGCGCTACACTTGGATACGTTATTGAACAAGCGTTACGGGCAACTCTCGGCCGGACAGAAAACCCGGGTTTCCCTCGCCAAGTCGCTGCTCAATGAGCCGGAACTGTTGCTGATGGACGAGCCCACCGCCTCTCTGGACCCTGACACCGCGGACTCCATTCGCAGCTACTTGGAGCAATACCAACGTGACACCGGCGCCAGCATCCTGCTCGCCTCGCACAACATGGCAGAGGTCGAGCGCATGGCCACTGACGTCATCATGATGCGCAAAGGCCAGGTGGTGGACACCGGTACACCTGACGAGCTGCAGGCCAGGTATGGTCGCAATAACCTCGAGGAGGTGTTCATCGACATCGCACGCCACAAGGAGCCTGCCTGATGCGGGATATCCAGTTCTCTCCACGACGCATTGGCGCAGTGGCATTGCGTCACCTCTACCTGATGCGTTCCTCATGGCCTCGCGTGCTGGAAATGGTCTACTGGCCCACGGTGCAGATGATACTGTGGGGCTTCATCACCTTGTACCTGCAAGGTAACAGCAGCCTGATTGCACAGGCCAGCGGCATCCTGCTGTCGGGCGTACTGCTTTGGGACGTGCTGTTCCGCGGGCAACTCGGCATTGCATTGGTATTCATGGAGGAAATGTGGTCGCGCAACCTCGGTCATTTGTTTGTCAGCCCGTTACGGCCTTATGAAATGGTGGCATCGCTACTGCTCATGAGCCTGATCCGCACCCTGATCGGCATCGGCGGCGCCACCCTCATCGCCATCCCGCTGTTTGGCTACAACATCTACGATATGGGCCTGCCGCTGATCGCCTTTTTTTTCAACCTCATCGTCATGGGCTGGGCCATTGGCCTGATCGTATCCGGCATTGTGCTGCGCTACGGTATGGGCGCTGAAAGCATCGCCTGGGTCAGCGTGTTTGCCATCCAGCCACTCTGCGCCATCTATTATCCGGTTACCACCCTGCCTGACTGGCTGCAGCCTGTCGCCCTGGCCCTGCCAGCCAGCCATGTATTCGAGGGAATGCGTGCATTGCTGTTGCAGCACCGCTTTGAGGCAAGCCACATGGCCTGGGCTATCGGGCTGAATATCCTCTACTTGGCCGTCGGCATCGCGGTATTCCTCATCTATTTCCAGATCGCAAGGCGCAAGGGGCTGCTATTGCAGGTGGGTGAATAATCAGCTTTCTTCTCAGGGGCCGTCCATATCACCCCCATTCCGCCTGCAAGTGCCAAGCGCCTGAGGTGCATCATAATGGGGCTGCACACGAGTCTGGGCGCGCTCAAACCTCTACGTGAGCCACACCTACATCCTTCCAGGATATGCCTGAGTCACGACTGGTCGAGCCTCGCTCACACGTCAACTATCATGACAAATACACATGCCGGAAAGGCCATGCCGATTGGCCTTGGCGGAGTCGGTAACGATCTCAAGAGACGCTGATAGACACCCCTGCTACCTTTACCGCATAAAAAAAGAGGAGCATCGCTCCTCTTTCGGGTCGGTCTTATACCGAAACCGGATTACTTGCCGAAGCGCTCAACCCCAGCAACGATTTCCGCCTTGGCATCTTCCGGCCCCTTCCACTCGCCAACCTTGACCCACTTGCCCTTTTCCAGGTCCTTGTAGTGCTCGAAGAAGTGGGCGATGGGTGCCAGCTGGAACTCGGGAATATCTTGGTAGGACTTGATGTCCTTGTATTGTGGGCAGATCTTGTCCAGAGGCACTGCCAGCACCTTGGCATCCACACCGCCGTCATCTTCCATGGTCAGCACGCCGATTGCGCGACAGCGGATCACCACGCCCGGCTGCAATGGAATCGGGGTGATCACCAGCACATCGACCGGGTCGCCATCTTCGGAGAGCGTCTGCGGAATATAGCCGTAGTTGCATGGATAGTGCATGGACGTGCCCATGAAGCGGTCCACAAATAAGGCGCCGGAGTCCTTGTCCACTTCGAACTTGATGGGCTCGCCACGCATGGAGATTTCGATAATGACATTGAAGTCGTTAGGGATGTCTTTGCCTGCCGGCACATTACAGAGGGACATTATTGTTCCTTAATATGGGTTGGATTGGATCATGATTTGAAGATAACGCGGGATTTTAGCGTAAATCAGGAGCAAAAATCATCTATTGGTCAGCTGTGCGATCAGCAACCTGCCGCCTGCACTCATCAATCACCACTGCCGGCACGCACTTGATTCCCAGGTAGAACAGGCCCGGTACGATGACCAGGTCGTCCAACTGACCGAGGATGGGAATGAAGTCCGGGATCAAGTCGAAAGGCAGCAGCAGATAACCCACCGACATGCCAAGCAGTACCCTGGCCAGCCAGGGCGTTTGCGGATGGCGCAGCACCAACTGATAGACTGCCAGTTCGGTCTTGAGCTGCCGCGCCAACTTTTTCAGGTTTTCTTTCAGGGGATATCCTGGCTAGAAAGGCTTCCCGGTCAGGCGCTCGAATGCCTCGCGGTATTTGTCCGCCGTCCTGGCGGCCACCTCATCAGGCAATGCAGGACCCGGCGGGGTCTTGTTCCAGCCAGTGGACTCCAGCCAGTCGCGCACGTATTGCTTGTCGAAGCTCGGTGGATTACTACCGACCTGATATTGATCCTGCGGCCAGAAGCGGGATGAATCCGGCGTCAGCACTTCATCGATCAGGTACAGCTCGCCCGCCTCGTCCAACCCAAACTCGAACTTGGTGTCGGCGATGATGATGCCGCGGCCCAAGGCGTATGCCGCCGCTTCCTTGTAGAGCTGTACACTGACGCGCGCCACCTTGTCAGCCAGTTCAGGCCCGATCAGCTGGGCGCATTTTTCCAGCGTGATGTTCTCGTCGTGGTCGCCGACTTCCGCCTTGCTCGATGGCGTGAACAAGGGTTCGGGCAACTGGGCCGCCTCCTGCAGACCAGCCGGTAGCGGGATGCCACAAACGCTCTGGCTGGCCTGATATTCCTTCCAGCCGGAACCCGCGAGGTAGCCGCGCACGATCGCTTCGATCGGCAATGGCTTGAGCTTCTTCACTACCAGCGCGCGTGGTCCCAGCTGCGCCTGTTCAGCAGGATCCTTCACCACGGTGTTGGGGTCGATGCCGGTCAGGTGATTGGGCACGATATGCTTGAGCTTCTCGAACCAGAAATTGGCGATCTGGGTCAGGATCGCTCCCTTATCCTTGATCGGTGTCGGCAGGATGACGTCGAATGCGGAGAGGCGGTCACTCGCCACCAGCAACATGTGTCTGTCGTCGATATCATAAATATCCCGCACCTTGCCCTGGTTGATGAGCTTCAGGCTCTTGATGCTGGAGTGCATGAGAGGAGTAGTCAAATCGCGTACCTTTATCAAAAACTATTTGTGAAGGTCCTGTTCGGGACCGTCGGAATAAGGAAATTTCACATATCCGTAGCGCGCCTCTCAAGAGGGAAGCAGCGATCGGCAGGATGGAAGCCGCCACAGTCACGGTTCGCATGGCCCAGATATGCAGCGCTGCCCTAAATGGCTGTATTGATTGGGTTGCATAGCGCTTCCGGCTCAAGCAAATGATCCCGGCATTATACGCTGCAAACATCCGCAACCGTGAACAGGCGCCTAGGAAACCACGTATCTCTGCGCCATTTCGTCGAGAGGGACAGGTTGGATTTGTGTCGCCCGCCCGGCAGAGCCAAATGCCTCGAAGCGTTCCCGGCATAATGTCTGCATGGCGCTGGTCGCGGCCGCCAAGATTTTGCGTGGATCGAATTCCGCCGTGTGCTCCGGCTGACCGAGAAAGCGGCGCAGCGCCCCAGTGAAAGCCAACCGCAAATCGGTATCGATATTGACCTTGCGCACCCCGCTGCGGATCCCCTTGACGATTTCCTCCACCGGCACGCCATAGGTCTCGGGAATCTCGCCGCCATATTCATTGATTACCTGCAGCCACTCCTGCGGCACGGAGGAAGACCCATGCATCACCAGATGCGTGTTCGGCAACCTTGCATGAATCTCGCGCAGGCGGCTGATGGCAAGTGTTTCACCAGTAGGCGGACGCTTGAATTTATAGGCCCCATGCGACGTGCCGATCGCGACTGCCAAAGCATCCACGCCTGTCCGCGCAACAAAATCCACCGCCTCTTCCGGGCTGGTGAGCAACTGGCTACGATCCAGACGGCCTTCAGCACCAACACCATCCTCCTCGCCTGCCAGGCCAGTTTCCAGCGAGCCTAGCACGCCCAGCTCGCCTTCCACTGACACGCCCACCGCATGCGCCGCCATCACCACCTGCCGCGTCACCTCCACATTGTATTCATAACTGGCCGGCGTCTTGCCATCCTCCAGCAACGAGCCGTCCATCATCACGCTGCTAAACCCACTTTGGATGGCATGTAGGCATATCGCCGGACTGGCACCGTGATCCTGGTGCAGCACGACAGGAAGATGCGGATAACTGGCGATGGCCGCTTCGGCGAGCTTGAGCAGAAAAGCCTCTCCTGCATACTTGCGCGCGCCTGCGGATGCTTGCAGGATCACCGGGCTATGGCACGAATCCGCTGCGCGCATGATGGCTTGCACCTGCTCCAGGTTATTCACATTGAAGGCTGGCACGCCGTAGTCATGCTCGGCAGCGTGATCCAGCAATTGACGTAGACTGATAAGCGCCATCCTACTGTATACCCTCAAAGATTGTTCGTCGCCAATATGACTGGCAGTCAGTGCCGCTCGCGCCTGTGCTCGCCTACTCTGACGATCTGCAGGGTATTGGTGCCGCCCGCCTTGCCGATCGGCTCGCCGAAGGTCAGCATCATGAGATCGCCGCGCTGCACAGCGCCCAGCCGCAATAGCGTTTCCTCTGCATCGTAGAGTATCTTGCTCAGTTCCTGGCTAGCAAACTCCACATGATAAGGATAGACCCCCCGGTACAACGTCAGCTTGCGTCTTGTGTCGCGTTCTGTCGTCAAGGCATAAATCGGCACATTCGTATTCGAGCGTGACAGCCAGGTGACAGATGAACCCGACTTTGTCAGGGCAGCAATCGCCTTCACATTCAAATGTTCTGCCGCATACACCGATGCCATGGCAATCGCCTCATCGATGAACTCGAATTCATCATTGATCGGCGCCTGAAGATGATGGCTATCATACTCCTTCTCCGCCTCCAGACAGACACGGTGCATGGCCTGGATGGACTCGACCGGATAATGCCCCACAGCCGTCTCGCCGGAAAGCATCACCGCATCGGTGCCATCCAGCACGGCATTCGCGACATCGGATACCTCTGCCCGGGTCGGGATCGGGCTGCTGATCATGGACTCCAGCATCTGCGTCGCCGTAATCACCAGCTTGTTGCGCATGCGCGCCGTGCGGATCATGCGCTTCTGCAAGCCGGGCACCGCCGCATCGCCCACCTCGACGCCGAGGTCGCCGCGCGCCACCATGATCACATCAGCAGCATCGATAATCTCTTCGAGCGCATCTATCGCCTCCGCGCGCTCGATCTTGGCGACAATCGCCGCATGGCCGCCTGCCTCCCTGACCAAGTGGCGCGCCAGCTCGATATCCGCACCGCTGCGCGGGAACGAAACAGCGATATAGTCTGCCTCCAATGCCACTGCCGTCCGGATATCTTCCTGATCCTTCAGCGTCAACGCTGGCGCAGAAAGCCCTCCCCCTTTACGATTGATGCCCTTATTGTTCGACAGCACTCCACCGGCCGCCACCGTGCAATGCACCTCGCCGCCGTTCACCGCTTCGACATTGAGCACAATGCGCCCGTCATCCAGCAGCAACACCGCACCAGGCTCCACTTCGGATGGCAGCGTCTTGTAATCCAACCCCACCCGCTCCTGGTTGCCCAACTTGCACGCCGCGTCGAGGATGAACCTGTCGCCGGCCTTCAGTAGGATGCGGTCATTTTCGAACTTGCCGATACGAATCTTCGGCCCCTGCAGGTCGCACAATACCCCCACTGGCCGCCCGCTGCGACGGGAGATATCGCGCACCAACTCGGCGCGGGCAATATGGTCTTGCGCAGACCCATGCGAAAAATTGAGTCGCACTACATCCATCCCGGCATCCACCAGCCGCTCAATCACCGCCTCCTCACTGGAAGCCGGCCCCAGCGTCGCCACAATTTTTGTTTTACGTAATGCCATGACAGCCTTTCCTTAGGATTTCTCAGTGTTCATGTTAATGCTGACATCGCCTAGGGAGAAGGGTGCATATTTTGTGTCATGAGATAATAGAAACCAATTAGCAGCTTACATCTACCCCTAGGAGTATTAATCGACATATTGCACTTCATCTGGGAATGCATTGCTCTGATAATTTATGCAAATCCTTAAGATCATGATTGGGAAATAGATCGCAGAGCTGTTCAAATGTCACAGAGCCTAGACTTCCAACAGCATCACGCACATGGCGAGCAGCGCAGAACGTACCACTAGGCAGCAACCGAACCATATTTAAAGCTTCATGATAAGGGCCTGAGTGCGGAGACTGTATAGACGTAAGGTTAAATTGTTGTTGGGCATAGATTGAAAACTCAACAGCAACACCCTCTTCTAGCCAATTAGTGTATCCAGCCATTGGGTTCAATAAATGAATTGTTTCATGTGCCATTTCATATACAACGGTTGGCCAATAATTTTTACTCGCATAACTAAGCTCAGAAAATGCGCCATCAAATGAAGGAGTGTTACGGATATTTGGACCGTTTTCGTGAAACTGAGGTTGATAAATCTTTTTTGATTGATCTCGCATACCAACAAGCTCTTCAGCCCAATTGAGCAAAATATTTTGTAACGACCAAAGACTCGAAGAATCCGCTTCAGGAACTGATGTAGGTAATTGCATCATATGGTTAAACACACAATCATCATTTAGATATCACCCTGTGTCTGACAGGCTAGCAAAACTGTGATTTTCTGCGCATGGTCAGCGATAAATATAGGATCCTGCCGTTGCCACTTCCCCCAAGCAGAATAAGATAATTGATATTTATTAGCGAACTCGACGATTGCATTATTGTTATAAAAGAAAATCCATTTATCTCCGTAACCCGCTGAACTCAGCGTATTAATGTTTGGAGCAGGGTATTTTGACCCAGCAAACAGAATACCTACCAAGAGACCAGCATAATCCAGGATCGGCGAACCTGATGCCCCGGGAAAAGCATCCATACGCATACGCTGTATGAACGGCTCTTCGTTTGGATCGCTCCATACTTGAATCTGCCCCCACTTTGTTTGCAACCTAAAACGGTTGCGCTCTGGAGCAGAAAACCCCGCACTAAAAATATCTTCCGTCTCAGTTGGAACGGATACGCTCCCTGTATTTCCATATACACGTATTGAAGCAAAAGCATCAACTGGCTTGTTAATACTCCCGGCAGCCAAGTCTGCTTGTGTATCAATCGCTAGTAGACTCACTGGATGCCAAGCACCATCAGAGGTTCTCGCATGAATAGATCCATCACGACACTCTGAAATCACATGCCGATTTGTAAAAAAATCCCCATTGCGGTTATAAAAAAACCCTGTACCAAAGCTCATTACATTTTCGGGAGGCAATACACTTACCGAAACGAGCGAAAGAAGAGTGCTTGTTAAAATCACAAATTTTCCTTCATTCTAGTATCAAAAATTAATCGGCCATCCTAACTTAGATACAGTAGGATAGTAGCAAATCATCTTTTCAAACAACACTTGGATATCAACAAATAACTAGTACAGCAACTTGGCTTTGCTACACGCATCCAAAAGAGATCTTACAAAAAAATAAAGGAGCCCGCAGGCTCCTTTATTTTTAGGCTTATCTTAGCAATCAACCTTTAGCACGCTGTTCCAAAATCTCCACCGCCGGCAATTTCTTGCCTTCAAGGAATTCCAGAAATGCCCCGCCCGCCGTCGAGATATAAGACACCTTGTCATAGATATCGTATTTCTGGATCGCAGCAATGGTGTCGCCGCCGCCGGCCAGGGTGAAGGCCTTGGTCTTGGCAATGGCGTCGGCGATGGTCTTGGTGCCTTCGCCGAACTGGTCGAACTCGAATACGCCGACCGGGCCGTTCCAGACCACGGTGCCTGCATTGAGGATGATCTCGGCCAGTTGCTTGGCCGACTCGGGGCCAATGTCGAAGATCATGTCGTCGTCGGCCACGTCCTCCGCCGATTTGAGTACGGCAGGCTCATTGGCGTCGAACTGCTTGCCGCAGACCACATCCACCGCGATTGGCACGGCCGCACCACGCTTCGCCATTTTTTCCATCAGGCATTGGGCAGTAGGTACCAGGTCGTCCTCGCTCAGTGAGCGGCCAATCGGTTTTCCAGCTGCCTTGAGGAAGGTATTGGCAATACCGCCGCCTACCACGAGCTGGTCGACCTTTTCAGCCAGGCTTTCCAGCACGGTAAGCTTGGTGGAGACCTTGGAGCCGCCGACAATCGCGACCATGGGGCGGGCAGGTTCGCACAGGGCCTTGCCCAGTGCATCCAGCTCGCCGACCAGTAGCAAGCCCGCCGCCGCGACCGGTGCATATTGCGCCACCCCGTAGGTGGAGGCCTCTGCGCGGTGAGCTGTACCGAAAGCGTCCATCACGAATACATCGCATAGCGCGGCATACTTGCGCGCGGTTTCTTCGGCGTTTTTTTTCTCACCTTTATTGAAGCGGCAATTTTCCAGCAAGACCACTTCGCCTTCCGCCACTTCAAAGCCACCGTCGACCCAGTCCTTGATCAGGCGCACCGGCTGACCCAGCTTGTCGGCCAGCACGTCAGCCACGGGCTGCAAGGAGTTTTCCTCCGAATATACGCCTTCTTCCGGGCGACCAAGGTGGGAAGTCACCATAACGCGTGCCTTGGCATCCAGGGCATGGCGTATGGTGGGAATGGAGGCGGTGATACGCGCATCGGAAGTGACTTTGCCATCGCTGACCGGCACGTTAAGATCGGCGCGAATGAAGACGCGCTTGCCCGCGAGGTCAAGGTCCGTCATGTTGATTACGGTCATCGCTTGCTCCTTGGCCTAGCTGGCAATGTGACGCACCAGGCGCAACATGTTGCAGGTGTAGCCGTATTCATTGTCGTACCAGGCCACGACCTTGACAAAGGTCGGGTCGAGCTGGATACCAGCGTCGGCGTCGAAAATCGAAGGATAGGCATTGCCGCGGAAATCGGTGGACACCACTTTCTCGTCAGTAAAACCGAGTACGCCCTTGAGCGGACCGCTTTCGGAAGCAGCCTTCATCGCAGCGACAATCTGCTCGTAGGTTGTCTCCTTGTTCAGCTCCACAGTCAGGTCCACCACAGATACGTCGCTGGTCGGGATGCGGAATGCCATGCCGGTCAGCTTCTTGTTCAGTTCCGGGATCACCTTGCCCACGGCCTTGGCTGCACCGGTAGAGGAAGGAATGATGTTTTCCAGGATGCCGCGGCCACCGCGCCAATCCTTGTTGGATGGGCCGTCCACAGTCTTCTGCGTGGCAGTGGCCGCATGCACGGTGGTCATCAGGCCGCGCTTGATGCCGAAACTGTCCTGCAACACCTTGGCAACCGGTGCCAGGCCGTTGGTCGTGCAAGAGGCTGCAGAGACGATGGACTGGCCTTTGTAGGTGTCATGGTTCACGCCATAGACGAACATCGGCGTGTCGTCCTTGGATGGCGCTGACTGCACGACCTTCTTGGCGCCCGCATCAATGTGCTTCTGGCAGGTTTCTTCTGTCAGGAAGAAACCAGTACATTCGACCACCACATCCACATCGACTTCATCCCACTTGAGGTTTGCAGGGTCACGCTCGGCCGTCAGGCGGATGGTCTTGCCATTCACGACCAGGTTGCCGCCACTAACGGAAACGTCTCCATCGAAGCGGCCATGCACGGAATCATACTTGAGCATGTAAGCCAGGTAGTCGGGCTCGAGCAAATCGTTGATCGCCACAACTTCGATATCAGTAAAGTCCTTGATTGCCGCACGGAACGCCATACGGCCGATACGGCCGAAGCCGTTGATGCCAACCTTGATTGTCATAGGGTTTTCCTCTCTATGAAAAACAAAAAGGGAGCCAGTCGCCTGGCCCCCTTTCTTTAGTCAATTCACGCCATTACAGCACGGACTTGACGGTGTTCACTACATTTTCAACCGTGAAGCCGAAGTGCTTGAACAGCACGCCGCCTGGAGCAGACTCGCCAAAGGTGTCGATACCGACCACGGCACCTTCGAGGCCAACATACTTGCGCCAGAAATCGGTCACACCAGCTTCAACAGCTACGCGCTTCACGCCTGGGGTCAATACGCTGTCCTTGTAGGCTTGATCTTGGCGGTCGAACACGTTGGTGGATGGCATGGAAACCACACGCACCTTGGTGCCAGCAGCATTCAACTCTGCCGCAGCCTTGATTGCCAGGTCCAGCTCGGAGCCGGTCGCGATCAGGATGACGTCTGCCTTGCCTTCCACGTCGGAGAACACATAACCGCCCTTGCGGATCAGTTCGAAGTGCTTCTCGTCGTGCTTGATGCCAGGCACATTCTGGCGGCTCAGCACCAGGCTGGTCGGGCCATCCTTGCGCTCAACGGCAGCCACCCAGGCAATCGCGGTTTCAACGGAGTCGGCAGGACGCCATACATCCATGCGGGGAATATAACGCAGGCCTGCGGTGTTTTCGATTGGCTGGTGGGTAGGACCGTCTTCGCCCTGACCGATGGAGTCATGCGTCAACACCGCGATAGTGCGTTGCTTCATCAATGCTGCCATGCGCAATGCGTTCTTAGCGTAATCGGAGAACATGTGGAATGTACCGCCGAAAGGCAGCAGACCGCCATGCAGCGCCATACCGTTCATGATCGCGAACATGCCGAACTCACGCACGCCGTAGGAAATGTAGTTGCCTGGCTCCTTGCCGCTAACATGCTTGAAGCTGGCGCAGCTGGTCAGGTTGGAACCGGTCAGGTCGGCAGAGCCGCCGAGGAACTCGGGCAGCACTGGTGCCAAGGCAGCAATGGCATTCTGGGAGGCCTTGCGGGTAGCAATGCTTTCTGCCTTTTCGTTGGTGGCCTTGATGAAGGCGTCGGTGACTTCCTTCCAGTTGGCAGGCAACTCACCAGCCATGCGGCGCTTGAACTCAGCAGCTTCAGCAGGATAGGCCTTGGCATACGCTTCGAACTTCGCGTTCCACTCGCTTTCGAGCTTAGCGCCTTTTTCCTTGCCATCCCAGCCAGCGTAGACCTCTTCAGGAATCACGAATGGCTCGTGTTTCCAGCCCAAGGCTTCGCGGGTAGCGGCGACTTCTTCCAGGCCAAGGGCAGAACCATGGCAGTCATGGGAGCCACACTTGTTGGGGGATCCCTTACCGATGATGGTCTTGCAGCAAATCAAAGTCGGCTTGTCAGTCACCTTCTTCGCAGCTTCGATGGCGGCATTGACTGCGTCGAAATCGTGACCATCAACATTGGGGACAACATGCCAGCCGTAAGCTTCGAAACGCTTGGCTGTATCGTCAGTGTACCAACCCTCGATGTGACCATCGATGGAGATGCCGTTGTCATCCCAGAAAGCAATCAGCTTGCCCAAACCCCATGTCCCGGCCAGCGCTGCGGCTTCGTGGGAAATGCCTTCCATCATGCAGCCATCGCCGAGGAAACAGTATGTATAGTGATCGACGATCTCATGGCCTGGCTTATTGAATTGGTGTGCCAGCAGTTTTTCAGCCATGGCGAAACCTACAGCATTGGTAATGCCCTGGCCAAGAGGACCAGTTGTGGTTTCGACGCCAGGCGCGTAGCCATACTCAGGGTGACCAGCACAACGGGAATGCAGCTGACGGAAAGACTTGATGTCGTCCATGTTCAGGTCGTAGCCTGTCAGGTGCAACAAGGAGTAGATCAACATGGAGCCGTGACCGTTGGACAGGATGAAACGGTCACGATCAGCCCAACTAGGGTTGGTCGGGTTGTGACGCAGATGATGGTTCCAGAGAACCTCTGCGATGTCTGCCATCCCCATCGGTGCACCAGGGTGTCCAGAATTTGCCTTCTGAACTGCATCCATGGATAACACGCGGATGGCATTTGCCAATTCTTGACGACTTGCTGCCATACATATCTCCCTACGGTTGAAGAGAAAAAGGCTTCACCAGCACAGGGAAGGCTGGTGGAAGCCTCACTCAAATTCTTGAAAACCCTCTGGAATGTTGGGGATGCTGAAACCGTTGCAAACCACAATGACGAAGAGGTATTTAACCCATAATTATTCCTTAGATGTGCGGTTTCAGCAATACCAACAACGAGATTAATGCCGTTGCCGCCATGATCCCCGCCTATTCACGCCGGCTCATTCCGCAGGCTCACGCCACTTGATCGAGCAACCGATTGAAGGCACCTGTTCGGCAGGGCCACGCCCCGTCTCGGCAATCTGCTTCATGGCATTGAACAGGTCGCGGGTGGGGTTTTCCACTGGCGTCATGCTCCGCCCCTGATTATCGAAGCGCCCGCGGTATTGCAGTTCGAGATGCGCATTGAAGCCGAAGAAATCCGGCGTACAGACAGCACCGTAGGCCTTGGCCACTTGCTGGC from Methylobacillus flagellatus KT harbors:
- the gap gene encoding type I glyceraldehyde-3-phosphate dehydrogenase encodes the protein MTIKVGINGFGRIGRMAFRAAIKDFTDIEVVAINDLLEPDYLAYMLKYDSVHGRFDGDVSVSGGNLVVNGKTIRLTAERDPANLKWDEVDVDVVVECTGFFLTEETCQKHIDAGAKKVVQSAPSKDDTPMFVYGVNHDTYKGQSIVSAASCTTNGLAPVAKVLQDSFGIKRGLMTTVHAATATQKTVDGPSNKDWRGGRGILENIIPSSTGAAKAVGKVIPELNKKLTGMAFRIPTSDVSVVDLTVELNKETTYEQIVAAMKAASESGPLKGVLGFTDEKVVSTDFRGNAYPSIFDADAGIQLDPTFVKVVAWYDNEYGYTCNMLRLVRHIAS
- the tkt gene encoding transketolase, giving the protein MAASRQELANAIRVLSMDAVQKANSGHPGAPMGMADIAEVLWNHHLRHNPTNPSWADRDRFILSNGHGSMLIYSLLHLTGYDLNMDDIKSFRQLHSRCAGHPEYGYAPGVETTTGPLGQGITNAVGFAMAEKLLAHQFNKPGHEIVDHYTYCFLGDGCMMEGISHEAAALAGTWGLGKLIAFWDDNGISIDGHIEGWYTDDTAKRFEAYGWHVVPNVDGHDFDAVNAAIEAAKKVTDKPTLICCKTIIGKGSPNKCGSHDCHGSALGLEEVAATREALGWKHEPFVIPEEVYAGWDGKEKGAKLESEWNAKFEAYAKAYPAEAAEFKRRMAGELPANWKEVTDAFIKATNEKAESIATRKASQNAIAALAPVLPEFLGGSADLTGSNLTSCASFKHVSGKEPGNYISYGVREFGMFAIMNGMALHGGLLPFGGTFHMFSDYAKNALRMAALMKQRTIAVLTHDSIGQGEDGPTHQPIENTAGLRYIPRMDVWRPADSVETAIAWVAAVERKDGPTSLVLSRQNVPGIKHDEKHFELIRKGGYVFSDVEGKADVILIATGSELDLAIKAAAELNAAGTKVRVVSMPSTNVFDRQDQAYKDSVLTPGVKRVAVEAGVTDFWRKYVGLEGAVVGIDTFGESAPGGVLFKHFGFTVENVVNTVKSVL